One window of Vicinamibacterales bacterium genomic DNA carries:
- a CDS encoding HAD-IA family hydrolase: protein MANLGVFFDLVGTLIHGRTTIGEQYAFWARRFGAEEADPDRLEAAFRRAMLAAPRMAFPGRSRRDAEALERAWWKQLVRAVIGDAGLSPALAGTTFDLFFENLFSHFTTEQAWQTYQDAIPALTRLHARGLIVGVITNYDARVYAVLDTLGLSPLLDSVTIPADVGASKPDAAIFAHALVRHGLDASDALFVGDELEDDYRGAVEAGMQALLLDRDGRWTGMQGIDSIPDLREL from the coding sequence ATGGCGAATCTTGGCGTCTTCTTCGACCTTGTTGGAACGCTCATCCACGGGCGAACGACGATCGGGGAACAGTATGCGTTCTGGGCGAGGCGGTTTGGGGCGGAAGAAGCCGATCCGGACCGGCTGGAGGCCGCCTTCCGGCGGGCCATGCTGGCCGCGCCGCGGATGGCGTTTCCGGGCAGATCCCGTCGAGACGCCGAGGCTTTGGAACGGGCGTGGTGGAAGCAACTCGTCCGCGCCGTCATCGGCGACGCCGGTCTGTCACCGGCACTCGCCGGCACCACCTTCGACCTCTTCTTCGAGAACCTGTTCTCTCACTTCACAACCGAACAGGCCTGGCAGACGTACCAGGACGCCATTCCCGCGCTCACCCGTCTGCATGCGCGCGGGCTCATCGTCGGCGTCATCACCAATTACGATGCCCGCGTTTACGCCGTGCTCGACACGCTTGGCCTGTCGCCGCTCCTCGATTCGGTCACGATTCCCGCTGACGTCGGTGCATCCAAACCGGATGCTGCCATTTTCGCGCACGCCCTTGTGCGTCATGGCCTGGATGCATCGGACGCACTGTTTGTCGGTGACGAACTCGAGGACGATTACCGCGGCGCCGTGGAGGCCGGCATGCAGGCGCTGCTTCTCGACCGGGATGGACGATGGACCGGAATGCAGGGGATCGATTCCATACCGGACCTGAGAGAGTTGTAG
- a CDS encoding dihydrolipoamide acetyltransferase family protein — translation MPTNVLMPQMGESIAEGTIVRWVKRVGDHVDRDEPLFEISTDKVDAEIPSPAAGLLTEIRSKEGETIPVNQVVAVIDDAPGATVVAQGQAGPVARAVPPEAVAVASAPAASAATAGAPAPDAPALRQKSSPLVRRIAAEHGVDISQLPGSGIGGRVTKHDILGYIDNKEEAAPPPAVPGVRPGARDEVVPLSIMRRRIAEHMIASRRTSAHVHSVFEIDFTRVSKIRDAKKAEFEQAGAKLTYLPFIVKAVVDGLRAVPVINSSIDGENIIYHKDINIGIAVALDWGLIVPVVRQADEKSILGLSRAMHDLASRARSKQLKPEEVQGGTFTITNPGVFGALFGTPIISQPQVAILGIGAVEKRPVVVDDAIAIRPRAYLALGYDHRLIDGAVADQFMSVVKQQIENFDAASL, via the coding sequence ATGCCAACCAACGTTCTGATGCCGCAGATGGGCGAGTCGATTGCCGAGGGCACGATCGTCCGTTGGGTCAAACGGGTCGGCGACCACGTCGATCGCGACGAGCCGCTGTTCGAGATCTCGACCGACAAGGTGGACGCGGAGATTCCCTCTCCCGCGGCCGGCCTTCTCACCGAGATTCGATCGAAGGAAGGCGAGACCATCCCCGTCAACCAGGTCGTCGCAGTCATCGACGACGCCCCCGGCGCGACGGTGGTGGCGCAGGGCCAGGCGGGCCCGGTGGCCCGGGCCGTGCCGCCGGAGGCGGTGGCAGTCGCATCGGCTCCTGCAGCAAGCGCGGCGACTGCAGGCGCGCCGGCGCCAGACGCGCCGGCGCTGCGACAGAAGTCGTCACCACTCGTGCGCCGCATCGCGGCCGAGCATGGCGTGGACATCTCGCAGCTCCCGGGCTCAGGCATCGGCGGACGCGTGACCAAGCACGACATCCTTGGCTACATCGATAACAAGGAGGAGGCCGCGCCGCCGCCTGCCGTGCCCGGCGTCAGACCAGGCGCGCGAGACGAGGTCGTGCCATTGTCGATCATGCGCCGGCGCATCGCCGAGCACATGATCGCAAGCCGTCGCACGTCCGCGCACGTCCACTCGGTGTTCGAGATCGACTTCACCCGCGTGTCGAAGATCCGCGACGCGAAGAAGGCCGAATTCGAGCAGGCCGGCGCCAAGCTCACGTACCTGCCGTTCATCGTCAAGGCCGTGGTGGACGGCCTGCGCGCGGTACCGGTCATCAACTCGTCGATCGACGGCGAGAACATCATCTACCACAAGGACATCAACATCGGCATCGCGGTCGCGCTCGACTGGGGGCTGATTGTGCCCGTCGTCCGCCAGGCCGACGAGAAGAGCATCCTGGGCCTGAGCCGCGCGATGCACGATCTCGCCAGCCGCGCCCGGAGCAAACAGCTCAAGCCCGAGGAGGTCCAGGGCGGCACCTTCACGATCACGAACCCCGGCGTGTTCGGGGCGCTCTTCGGCACGCCGATCATCAGCCAGCCGCAGGTCGCCATCCTCGGCATCGGCGCGGTCGAGAAACGGCCCGTCGTCGTCGACGACGCGATTGCGATCAGGCCACGGGCGTACCTGGCACTTGGCTACGATCACCGGCTGATCGACGGCGCGGTCGCCGACCAGTTCATGTCGGTGGTGAAACAGCAGATCGAGAACTTCGACGCGGCATCGTTGTGA
- a CDS encoding sigma-70 family RNA polymerase sigma factor: MARILEETTVEDTLVERLRARDQSAVSDLAVRYSPRIRQLALRYVRNEEDADEVVQDVLLKVYQKIDAFRGDAALSSWIYRITFNTAMSRLRSVRASRRDTTGPLLTDLQNGKRSTYPTDIADWSSMADDEVMRAELREKLVRELSVLPSIYRLPVLLRDVHGLTTEEASAVLRVKDQTLKSRLHRGRMILRDRLSEFSGGLALHRAPAESLN, from the coding sequence GTGGCACGAATTCTCGAAGAAACCACCGTTGAAGACACTCTGGTCGAGCGCCTTCGGGCGCGGGACCAGTCAGCGGTCTCGGACCTGGCCGTTCGATACTCGCCCCGAATCCGCCAGCTCGCGCTTCGCTACGTCAGGAACGAGGAAGACGCGGACGAGGTTGTGCAGGACGTGTTGCTCAAGGTATATCAGAAGATCGACGCGTTTCGCGGCGACGCTGCGCTGTCGTCCTGGATCTATCGCATCACCTTCAACACGGCGATGTCGCGGCTGCGCAGCGTAAGGGCCAGCCGGCGCGACACGACCGGGCCCCTGCTCACCGACCTCCAGAACGGCAAGCGCTCGACCTACCCGACCGACATCGCCGACTGGTCCTCGATGGCCGACGATGAGGTGATGCGGGCCGAGTTGCGCGAGAAGCTCGTCCGGGAGCTGTCCGTTCTCCCTTCAATCTACCGCCTGCCGGTCCTCCTGCGCGACGTCCACGGTTTGACGACCGAGGAAGCCAGCGCGGTGCTGCGCGTGAAGGACCAGACGCTCAAGTCACGCCTGCATCGCGGCCGCATGATCCTCCGAGACCGCCTGTCGGAGTTCTCCGGTGGCCTGGCGCTTCACCGGGCCCCGGCCGAATCGCTGAACTAG
- a CDS encoding sigma-54 dependent transcriptional regulator, with product MTKLKTVLIVDDDASTRLGFSALIQRQYRVVAVAAGEAAIATLSQEEADILLVDAELPGISGLDLLRIVKENYALPEIVMMSADGRVDTAVQAIKLGAYHFLSKDCHSDELLAVLRNASDHQDLNRQVLALSAQVADSDREFVVGESRAMQSVVDLVQRIAKLSATILVLGESGTGKELLARLIHRQSDRPLGPFIPVNLAAVPRDLVESTLFGHEKGAFTGAVRQQLGKFELASGGTLFLDEIGDMGLELQGKLLRAIQEGEIERVGGGRPIDTDFRLIAATNVDLEKAVKEARFREDLYYRLNVIPVRMPPLRERVEDIPALVACFVARYATRFRRNVQGVAPQAMRLLQAHWWPGNIRELENLIERVVAISDGEWITDEDLPFEYQLPVPPPEREDQNDGKLLQRACETFERNFILKALERTGWNVTGAARHLGIPLSTMKHKMDRLEIRPLAKRLRGV from the coding sequence ATGACCAAACTGAAGACCGTGCTGATCGTGGACGATGACGCGTCAACGCGCCTCGGGTTCAGTGCGCTGATCCAGCGCCAGTACCGCGTGGTGGCCGTGGCAGCCGGTGAGGCGGCCATCGCGACACTGTCACAGGAGGAGGCCGACATCCTCCTGGTCGACGCCGAACTGCCCGGTATCAGCGGCCTGGATCTCCTCCGCATCGTCAAGGAGAACTACGCGCTGCCCGAAATCGTGATGATGTCGGCCGACGGTCGCGTGGACACTGCGGTCCAGGCGATCAAGCTCGGCGCGTACCACTTCCTTTCGAAGGACTGCCACAGCGACGAACTGCTGGCGGTGCTCCGCAACGCCAGCGATCATCAGGACCTGAACCGCCAGGTGCTCGCGCTGAGCGCGCAGGTCGCCGATTCCGATCGCGAGTTCGTGGTTGGCGAGAGCCGCGCGATGCAGAGCGTCGTCGACCTCGTGCAGCGCATCGCGAAACTGTCTGCGACGATTCTCGTCCTCGGCGAGAGCGGCACCGGCAAGGAGCTTCTCGCCAGGCTGATCCACCGCCAGAGCGATCGGCCGCTCGGTCCGTTCATCCCCGTGAACCTTGCCGCTGTTCCGCGCGATCTCGTCGAGAGCACGCTGTTCGGCCACGAGAAGGGGGCGTTCACCGGCGCGGTTCGCCAGCAGCTCGGCAAGTTCGAGCTGGCCTCCGGTGGCACGCTCTTCCTCGACGAGATTGGCGACATGGGGCTGGAGTTGCAGGGGAAGCTGCTGCGCGCCATCCAGGAGGGCGAGATCGAGCGCGTGGGCGGCGGCCGGCCGATCGACACCGACTTCCGCCTGATTGCCGCCACCAACGTCGATCTCGAGAAGGCCGTGAAGGAGGCCCGGTTTCGCGAGGATCTCTACTACCGGCTCAACGTCATCCCGGTGCGCATGCCGCCGCTGCGCGAACGGGTCGAGGATATCCCCGCGCTCGTCGCGTGCTTCGTGGCCCGCTACGCGACCCGCTTCCGGCGCAACGTGCAGGGCGTGGCCCCGCAGGCCATGAGGCTGCTGCAGGCCCACTGGTGGCCCGGCAACATTCGAGAGCTCGAGAACCTCATCGAACGCGTCGTCGCGATCAGCGACGGCGAATGGATCACGGACGAGGACCTGCCATTCGAGTACCAGCTTCCCGTGCCGCCGCCCGAGCGCGAAGATCAGAACGACGGCAAGCTGCTGCAGCGGGCATGCGAGACGTTCGAGCGCAACTTCATCCTCAAGGCGCTGGAGCGAACGGGCTGGAACGTCACCGGCGCGGCGCGCCACCTGGGGATTCCGCTCAGCACGATGAAGCACAAGATGGATCGGCTGGAGATCCGACCGCTCGCAAAACGCCTGCGCGGCGTCTGA
- a CDS encoding sigma-70 family RNA polymerase sigma factor, with protein sequence MPAPHTVPSRLVDEPLLSRAFARSNAPRWGLSRESFARALERSIASRFATEVKTPVVVQEYVNSLNLEELALACACAEGQVSAWAYFIECHRPGLRAAARAIAGDSDGTELADSLYAELYGLEERDGCRRSLFDYFHGRSRLSTWLRAILAQRNVDRIRMARRLRPLDDEAGIADAGRGPTPQSDEGVPDPDRRHFAMLAQRAVAGAIGRLEAHDRLRLASYYVQRLTLAQIGRLMGEHEATVSRKLERIRRRLKSEVERTLRTDHHFDDRQVAACLDYALDDVGVDLERAMGQQETPDGSF encoded by the coding sequence ATGCCAGCGCCGCACACCGTCCCATCCCGTCTCGTCGACGAGCCGCTGTTGTCGCGCGCGTTTGCACGGTCGAACGCGCCGAGATGGGGTCTGTCCCGCGAGTCGTTTGCCCGTGCGCTCGAGCGGAGCATTGCCAGCCGTTTTGCCACCGAAGTCAAGACGCCCGTCGTCGTCCAGGAGTATGTGAACTCGCTGAACCTCGAGGAACTTGCGCTCGCGTGCGCCTGCGCCGAAGGCCAGGTGTCGGCGTGGGCGTATTTCATCGAGTGCCATCGCCCCGGGTTGCGTGCCGCGGCGCGTGCGATTGCCGGCGACAGCGACGGCACGGAACTCGCCGATTCGTTGTACGCGGAGCTGTACGGCCTCGAGGAACGCGACGGCTGCCGCCGATCGCTCTTCGACTATTTCCACGGTCGGAGCCGCCTGTCCACGTGGCTTCGCGCGATCCTCGCGCAGCGGAACGTCGATCGCATCCGGATGGCTCGTCGTCTGCGGCCGCTCGATGACGAGGCCGGCATCGCCGACGCCGGGCGCGGGCCGACGCCGCAAAGCGACGAGGGTGTACCCGATCCGGACCGGCGGCACTTCGCGATGCTCGCACAGCGTGCGGTGGCTGGCGCGATCGGCCGCCTCGAGGCGCACGACCGCCTGCGGCTGGCCTCCTACTACGTGCAGCGTCTGACGCTCGCGCAGATCGGTCGGCTGATGGGCGAGCACGAAGCGACGGTGTCGCGCAAGCTGGAGCGCATCCGGCGGCGCCTGAAGTCCGAAGTCGAGCGGACACTGCGCACGGACCATCACTTCGACGACCGCCAGGTGGCGGCGTGTCTCGACTACGCGTTGGACGATGTCGGCGTCGACCTCGAGCGGGCGATGGGACAGCAAGAAACGCCCGATGGATCGTTCTGA
- the lipB gene encoding lipoyl(octanoyl) transferase LipB: MRTFDVRRLGRVPYGEALALQRQLTEDRRADRVGDLLLLLEHPHVITLGVRSDPARSNVLATPQRLETLGVQLVETGRGGDVTYHGPGQLVAYPIIDLRPDRQDVHRYVRDLEEVMIRTTAAFGIEAGRIEGLTGSWVGGSKIGAIGVRISRWITSHGFAYNVTTNLDYFNLIVPCGIRDHGVTSLARLLRREIPMREVEDVVVDQFCEVFGAVEDPSQPAAAID; encoded by the coding sequence GTGAGGACCTTCGACGTCAGGCGGCTGGGACGCGTGCCGTACGGTGAGGCGCTCGCCCTGCAACGGCAGCTCACCGAGGACCGGCGCGCGGACCGTGTCGGCGATCTGTTGTTGTTGCTCGAGCATCCCCATGTGATCACGCTCGGCGTGCGCAGCGACCCGGCGCGCTCGAACGTGCTCGCCACACCGCAGCGCCTGGAGACGCTCGGCGTCCAACTCGTCGAAACGGGCCGAGGCGGCGACGTCACGTACCACGGTCCCGGCCAGCTCGTCGCCTATCCCATCATCGATCTCCGACCCGACCGGCAGGACGTGCACAGGTACGTCCGCGACCTGGAGGAGGTGATGATCCGGACCACGGCGGCATTCGGGATCGAGGCTGGCCGGATTGAGGGGCTGACCGGTTCGTGGGTCGGCGGAAGCAAGATTGGCGCGATTGGCGTCCGCATCTCGCGCTGGATCACGAGCCACGGCTTCGCCTACAACGTGACCACCAACCTCGACTACTTCAACCTGATTGTCCCCTGCGGCATCCGCGACCACGGCGTGACGTCGCTCGCGCGCCTCCTTCGCCGCGAGATCCCGATGCGCGAGGTCGAGGATGTCGTCGTCGACCAGTTCTGCGAGGTGTTCGGGGCAGTCGAGGATCCCAGTCAGCCGGCGGCTGCCATCGACTGA
- a CDS encoding zf-HC2 domain-containing protein, translated as MDRSERRSEDVTSTAGDREPAFDRLVADSLARQTAAPGNACPDTDLLAAWFDRSLVPVEAGRIEAHAAGCGECQRILADLARSEPEVTRAAPLPLPPRPLFWHWRWLVPVAAAVVLLVVGGRTLVAPTRPPELIATEGQMAQSKPAPADVVPAAPPAAADLAQTRSSAPASQAENAAREPDRAAAPAPSVRQLPAAAPSAGGGASPVAADTALSPRLTAVASRAETAAPGVETRQVGAQKSAMRADRESSSSLLVTSVPGTPVLWRYGDAGTIERSGNHGQTWQRQSSGADVALLDASAPSASVCWIVGAAGLVLRTVDGETWQRVASPTSIDLVSVRAWSGTAATIAAKDRTEYSTTDGGGTWVRR; from the coding sequence ATGGATCGTTCTGAGAGAAGGAGCGAGGATGTGACGTCCACCGCCGGAGATCGGGAGCCCGCGTTCGACCGACTGGTCGCGGACAGCCTCGCGCGGCAGACCGCCGCGCCGGGGAACGCGTGTCCCGACACCGACCTGCTCGCCGCGTGGTTCGACCGGTCGCTGGTCCCGGTGGAGGCCGGGCGGATCGAGGCGCACGCCGCCGGGTGCGGCGAGTGCCAGCGGATTCTCGCCGACCTCGCACGGTCGGAGCCGGAGGTCACGCGGGCGGCACCTCTGCCATTGCCGCCGCGCCCCCTGTTCTGGCACTGGCGCTGGCTGGTGCCTGTGGCGGCCGCCGTCGTGCTCCTGGTGGTGGGGGGGCGGACGCTCGTCGCGCCCACACGCCCGCCGGAGTTGATCGCGACTGAAGGCCAGATGGCACAGTCCAAACCGGCACCCGCCGACGTGGTTCCGGCCGCGCCGCCAGCGGCGGCCGACCTGGCGCAGACGCGGTCATCCGCTCCGGCCTCTCAGGCAGAGAATGCCGCACGGGAGCCCGACCGCGCGGCGGCGCCGGCGCCTTCCGTGCGCCAGCTACCAGCAGCGGCGCCCTCAGCCGGTGGCGGTGCCTCTCCGGTGGCAGCGGACACCGCGCTTTCACCCCGGTTGACCGCCGTTGCCTCCCGCGCCGAGACCGCTGCTCCAGGGGTCGAGACGCGACAGGTCGGTGCGCAGAAATCGGCCATGCGCGCGGACCGCGAATCCAGTTCTTCGCTTCTCGTGACATCGGTGCCGGGCACGCCGGTCCTCTGGCGCTACGGCGACGCTGGCACCATCGAGCGGTCCGGGAATCACGGTCAGACCTGGCAGCGCCAATCGAGTGGTGCCGACGTTGCGCTGCTCGACGCTTCCGCGCCGAGCGCCAGCGTCTGCTGGATCGTCGGGGCCGCCGGCCTGGTCCTTCGCACCGTCGATGGCGAGACCTGGCAGCGCGTCGCGTCACCAACCAGCATCGACCTGGTTTCGGTCCGCGCGTGGAGCGGTACGGCGGCGACGATTGCGGCGAAGGACCGTACCGAGTACAGCACGACGGACGGCGGGGGGACGTGGGTGCGACGGTGA
- the lpdA gene encoding dihydrolipoyl dehydrogenase, giving the protein MANEYDVVVVGAGTGGYPTAIRAAQLGLRVAVVEKQKALGGTCLIWGCIPTKALLEHAHALKVARGAKEWGLSIDGASVTIDMKQVQARKDKVVTTLTKGVEFLFKKNKIDWIKGTARLAGNGNVEVTGEQPQMLHATKEIVVATGSQPRSVPGVEIDRRRIITSDEAIALREVPKSIAILGAGAVGVEFGSIFKSYGSDVTIIELLPRLVPIEDEAVSAELQKAFKKRGIRTYTGSKVTTARSAEDAVDLEVQLPDGKVEKIHADYLLVATGRGPVTEGLGAAEAGLRLDRGYIVVDEFYRTGAAGISAVGDVISFGKPGHPQLAHVSTAEGMATAERIAGQPPRTVDYDQVPGCTFCDPEIGSIGLTEQRAKDAGYDVLVGTFPFMALGRAKIAGETEGFVKIVAEKKYDEVLGVHIIGPRATDLIAEASVALRLECTGEELVRTIHAHPTFAEAVGEAAHALHGGAIHV; this is encoded by the coding sequence GTGGCGAACGAGTACGACGTTGTCGTGGTGGGTGCGGGAACGGGCGGCTATCCGACGGCGATCCGCGCGGCGCAGCTTGGGCTGCGCGTCGCGGTCGTGGAGAAGCAGAAGGCGCTCGGCGGAACCTGCCTGATCTGGGGCTGCATCCCGACCAAGGCGCTGCTCGAGCACGCGCACGCGCTGAAGGTGGCGCGTGGTGCCAAGGAGTGGGGGCTCTCGATCGACGGCGCGTCGGTGACGATCGACATGAAGCAGGTGCAGGCGCGCAAGGACAAGGTCGTCACGACTCTCACCAAGGGCGTCGAGTTCCTCTTCAAGAAGAACAAGATCGACTGGATCAAGGGAACCGCGCGCCTGGCCGGCAACGGCAACGTGGAGGTGACCGGCGAGCAGCCGCAGATGCTCCACGCCACGAAGGAGATCGTCGTCGCCACCGGGTCGCAGCCGCGCAGCGTGCCGGGCGTCGAGATCGACCGCCGGCGAATCATCACCAGCGATGAGGCGATCGCGCTCCGCGAGGTGCCGAAGTCGATCGCGATTCTCGGCGCCGGCGCGGTGGGCGTCGAGTTCGGCTCGATCTTCAAGAGCTATGGCAGCGACGTGACAATCATCGAGTTGTTGCCGCGCCTCGTGCCGATCGAGGACGAGGCGGTGTCGGCCGAGTTGCAGAAGGCGTTCAAGAAACGCGGCATCAGGACGTACACCGGATCGAAGGTGACGACCGCGCGATCGGCGGAGGACGCCGTCGACCTCGAGGTGCAGCTGCCCGACGGCAAGGTCGAGAAGATCCACGCCGACTACCTGCTGGTCGCCACGGGCCGCGGGCCCGTGACCGAAGGACTTGGCGCTGCCGAAGCCGGGCTCCGCCTCGACCGCGGCTACATCGTCGTGGACGAGTTCTACCGGACCGGCGCCGCCGGCATCTCGGCAGTCGGAGACGTCATCTCCTTCGGGAAGCCGGGGCACCCACAGCTCGCTCACGTGTCCACAGCCGAAGGCATGGCGACCGCAGAGCGGATAGCCGGACAACCGCCGCGCACCGTCGATTACGACCAGGTGCCGGGCTGCACGTTCTGTGACCCGGAAATCGGCAGCATCGGCCTGACCGAGCAGCGTGCGAAGGACGCCGGCTACGATGTCCTCGTCGGTACCTTCCCGTTCATGGCGCTCGGCCGGGCGAAGATTGCCGGTGAGACAGAAGGGTTCGTCAAGATCGTTGCCGAGAAGAAGTACGACGAGGTGCTCGGCGTGCACATCATCGGCCCGCGTGCGACCGATCTGATTGCGGAGGCGTCGGTGGCCCTTCGCCTCGAGTGCACCGGCGAGGAACTGGTCCGGACCATTCACGCGCACCCGACGTTCGCCGAAGCGGTGGGCGAAGCCGCCCATGCCCTGCACGGCGGCGCCATTCACGTCTGA
- a CDS encoding protein kinase translates to MESFGHYKILERLGSGGIGEVCRARDARMGRTVALRLVAPAIAGDPLRRDALLADAALAAALSHPHIAALFDFGEEDGRVYLAHEYVTGGPLEALLAGRPFDVTLALEFAVQLADALAEAHRQGIVHGDLRPWTIFVTPAEQTKVVDFGLSNWTTGGVARKTFAERLGSGQAADIPAGQLAAYLSPEQVLGGRIDHRTDIFSLGVILYQMLTGRSPFLASTATETAMNVLQLIPPAPTCENPALPAEFDRIITRALAKSLEGRYPDAATMAADLRAMAARLDVPVSARTIHWKNNPKGERPRRMRRRLLVAAIVLAVVGGLGAAAWYARTAIRHLVFPEPPAPRTVVVVLPFSTPPGDTSRPYYGYGFSEDLAGRLGEVSGLRVVGRTTIREAPGPSAAALAKRLDAAVVLKGTVRPGPYSLRVSVQLVDAVTGRSIWSDEMSREPRQAFGVQAEIARQVADQLRLPMPTGNRWAAAMARQIDPAAYDIYLQARDANAHRDRSRAVALYRQALQLDHRLVEARVGLSESLYLDDFYAGVDANTADEARQQADAALAVDPEMPRAHLVAALSAPTPVGAASALSRALALDPSSGEAWHHAGDLVLDQDPERALSFYRHSLSLEPGIDATHRDIAAALELLNRLPEAEQAVNAGQAARPDRPWWAQMRARFAILQHQYDSAVRLLADDPATESSPIVWLVGRVIPLRLASRTEEARKEATDLVTVYPSYCEGRAVLAGLEWDTNARQQGRTTADAVFSQASAANVLSVTLPCAAMAAAAVGDAAQAANYLSRTAADDRALRLWTRHAVFSLNLVLRRQWYPWDKVAGSAPVQQATAELDQSLQRVRAEIARRLPSPPAAAPAAQPAR, encoded by the coding sequence ATGGAAAGTTTCGGCCACTACAAAATTCTCGAGCGGCTCGGCTCCGGTGGCATCGGTGAGGTCTGCCGTGCGCGCGATGCGCGCATGGGACGCACGGTGGCGCTACGACTCGTTGCGCCCGCGATCGCCGGCGACCCTCTGCGCCGTGACGCACTGCTGGCCGACGCGGCGCTCGCCGCCGCCCTCTCACATCCCCACATCGCGGCCCTCTTCGATTTCGGTGAGGAAGACGGGCGCGTCTACCTCGCGCACGAATACGTTACCGGCGGCCCGCTGGAGGCGTTGCTGGCCGGCCGCCCGTTCGATGTCACACTCGCTCTCGAGTTTGCCGTCCAGCTTGCCGACGCCCTCGCCGAGGCCCATCGTCAGGGCATCGTGCACGGCGACCTCCGGCCATGGACCATCTTCGTGACGCCCGCCGAGCAGACGAAGGTCGTCGACTTTGGCCTCTCCAACTGGACGACTGGTGGCGTGGCGCGCAAGACGTTCGCGGAGAGGCTCGGGTCGGGACAGGCAGCGGACATCCCGGCCGGCCAACTGGCCGCGTACCTCTCGCCTGAGCAGGTTCTCGGCGGTCGTATCGATCACCGCACCGACATCTTCTCGCTGGGCGTCATCCTCTACCAGATGCTGACAGGCCGCTCGCCGTTCCTCGCATCCACGGCGACAGAGACGGCGATGAACGTTCTGCAGTTGATCCCGCCGGCACCAACTTGCGAGAACCCCGCGCTGCCTGCGGAGTTCGACCGAATCATCACCCGCGCGCTCGCCAAGAGCCTGGAGGGACGCTATCCTGACGCAGCCACCATGGCCGCGGACCTGCGGGCCATGGCCGCGCGACTGGACGTACCCGTGTCGGCCAGGACCATTCACTGGAAGAACAACCCGAAGGGCGAGCGACCTCGCCGCATGCGTCGCCGTCTGCTCGTCGCCGCCATCGTCCTCGCCGTTGTTGGCGGGCTCGGTGCGGCGGCCTGGTACGCCCGCACTGCGATCCGTCACCTCGTGTTCCCAGAGCCTCCAGCGCCGCGCACGGTCGTCGTCGTCCTGCCGTTTTCGACACCTCCCGGCGACACGAGCCGGCCGTACTACGGATACGGCTTTTCTGAAGATCTCGCAGGCCGTCTTGGCGAGGTCTCCGGGCTCAGAGTCGTCGGCCGGACGACGATTCGCGAGGCGCCCGGGCCCTCCGCGGCAGCGCTGGCGAAGCGGCTCGACGCGGCGGTCGTGCTGAAAGGAACCGTCCGTCCCGGGCCGTACTCACTGCGCGTGAGTGTGCAACTCGTGGACGCGGTGACCGGTCGGTCAATCTGGTCCGACGAGATGTCACGCGAGCCGCGGCAGGCGTTCGGCGTCCAGGCGGAGATTGCCCGGCAGGTGGCCGACCAACTGCGGCTCCCGATGCCGACCGGCAATCGCTGGGCGGCCGCGATGGCGCGGCAGATCGACCCGGCAGCATACGACATCTACCTGCAGGCGCGCGACGCCAACGCGCACCGTGACCGCAGCAGGGCCGTTGCCTTGTACCGGCAGGCGCTGCAACTCGATCACCGCCTGGTGGAAGCCCGAGTCGGGCTTTCGGAGTCTCTGTACCTGGACGACTTCTACGCCGGCGTCGATGCCAATACGGCAGACGAAGCACGGCAGCAGGCGGACGCCGCGCTGGCCGTGGACCCGGAGATGCCGCGCGCTCACCTCGTCGCGGCGCTGTCCGCGCCGACGCCGGTTGGCGCGGCCTCGGCGCTCTCTCGCGCGCTGGCGCTCGATCCCTCGTCCGGCGAGGCGTGGCACCACGCGGGCGACCTCGTTCTCGATCAGGATCCGGAGCGTGCCCTGTCGTTCTACCGCCACTCGCTGTCGCTCGAACCCGGCATCGACGCGACCCACCGCGACATCGCAGCCGCGCTCGAACTGCTCAACCGCCTGCCGGAAGCCGAACAGGCGGTGAATGCGGGACAGGCGGCGCGGCCGGACCGGCCCTGGTGGGCGCAGATGCGCGCCCGGTTCGCGATTCTCCAGCACCAGTACGACTCCGCGGTCAGACTGCTCGCGGACGACCCAGCCACCGAATCCAGCCCCATCGTGTGGCTCGTCGGACGCGTGATTCCGCTCCGCCTCGCGTCGCGCACCGAGGAGGCGCGGAAGGAGGCGACCGACCTCGTCACGGTGTACCCGTCGTACTGCGAAGGCCGGGCGGTGCTGGCGGGCCTCGAGTGGGACACGAACGCCAGACAGCAAGGTCGAACGACGGCGGATGCCGTGTTCAGCCAAGCCTCAGCCGCGAACGTTCTGTCCGTGACGCTACCGTGCGCGGCCATGGCCGCCGCGGCCGTCGGTGACGCCGCGCAGGCTGCCAACTACCTGTCGAGGACCGCGGCCGACGACCGCGCGTTGCGCCTGTGGACACGCCACGCCGTCTTCAGTCTTAATCTCGTCCTCCGGCGGCAGTGGTATCCGTGGGACAAGGTGGCGGGATCGGCGCCCGTACAGCAAGCGACAGCCGAGTTGGACCAGAGCCTGCAGAGAGTCCGCGCCGA